A portion of the Fulvia fulva chromosome 1, complete sequence genome contains these proteins:
- a CDS encoding PHAF1 protein yields MASEPLAVVPGHSLGLMYLGASLQQVLSLLKNDKDHVPAIHLSYTQSRPLAAPIVVTLPQNGLRLRFDGSDQRLRLIEVLDFAKTRLTYKGSELVKKQEDGASATFKRIYQLFGASYPGEYMPPKSGRTGTYVLSWSGVAFNFPLQHAAWSPDKDHVSLLGSHAASPATNMALFDGTSWAEARNTLFVKAPSAPRNPAIIAQPRNALPPEIELAIMETAGRISLERRAPALPFNIILNQTTPQDLITELGAPEATHKRDIPLATDEPVNTRPRNNSRSLANGRPHATPPSSYSSTGTDTFDTDFDSGDADEDSERQSRETFWCYFSHGMDILVGPPSDQVSMAELHGNDPTPLSTSPHLVVLKVVLHGNVPGSYAFNRHRRSRWAIDLPGASSTSTSEHSFDEIKPDLMQAFQGAFPESEMGRGKVVNRTWGANPTDSTFFLPDADQDLVEGGGSESGLDNTKLYDLGFLQFEVASNNAVVALTVA; encoded by the exons ATGGCATCCGAGCCGCTGGCAGTAGTGCCTGGCCATTCTCTAGGCTTAATGT ACCTTGGTGCCTCCCTGCAACAGGTCCTTTCTTTGCTCAAAAACGACAAAGATCACGTCCCAGCCATCCACCTCAGCTACACTCAGTCGAGACCTCTTGCGGCTCCCATCGTCGTCACTCTACCTCAGAACGGCCTACGACTGCGATTCGACGGCAGCGACCAACGACTTCGCTTGATTGAGGTTCTCGACTTTGCAAAGACGAGGCTCACGTACAAGGGCAGTGAGTTGGTGAAGAAGCAGGAAGATGGCGCATCGGCGACCTTCAAACGCATATATCAGCTGTTTGGAGCATCATATCCGGGCGAGTACATGCCACCCAAGTCGGGTCGGACTGGTACATATGTGCTATCGTGGTCCGGGGTAGCCTTCAACTTCCCGCTGCAGCATGCAGCTTGGTCACCAGACAAGGATCATGTATCGCTGCTTGGCTCGCATGCGGCATCCCCGGCAACCAATATGGCACTCTTCGATGGCACCAGCTGGGCTGAAGCCCGGAACACGCTGTTCGTCAAGGCGCCATCTGCGCCTCGCAATCCTGCAATCATAGCACAGCCTAGAAATGCACTGCCTCCGGAGATCGAGCTCGCCATTATGGAGACTGCTGGCAGGATCAGCCTAGAACGCCGAGCGCCAGCACTACCTTTCAACATCATCCTGAACCAAACCACGCCTCAAGACTTGATCACAGAGTTGGGTGCTCCAGAAGCAACACACAAGCGAGACATCCCACTCGCCACTGACGAACCAGTGAATACGCGCCCGCGTAACAACTCGCGCTCACTGGCCAACGGACGACCGCATGCTACACCACCGTCAAGCTACTCTTCCACCGGGACAGACACTTTCGACACAGACTTCGATTCAGGCGATGCCGATGAGGATTCCGAAAGGCAGAGTAGAGAAACCTTTTGGTGCTACTTCTCGCACGGCATGGACATCTTGGTAGGACCACCGAGCGATCAGGTGTCTATGGCTGAGCTGCATGGCAACGATCCAACACCGTTATCGACCAGTCCCCACTTGGTTGTTCTGAAAGTTGTTCTCCATGGCAATGTCCCCGGGAGCTATGCCTTCAACAGACATCGACGTAGTCGCTGGGCCATCGATCTGCCAGGTGCTAGCAGCACGTCGACATCGGAGCACTCCTTCGATGAGATCAAGCCAGACTTGATGCAAGCGTTCCAGGGAGCCTTCCCGGAGTCTGAGATGGGCAGAGGGAAAGTCGTCAATAGAACCTGGGGTGCGAACCCGACTGATAGCACTTTCTTCTTGCCGGACGCCGACCAGGACCTTGTGGAGGGAGGTGGTAGCGAGAGTGGGCTCGATAACACCAAGCTCTACGATCTCGGCTTCCTGCAATTTGAGGTCGCCTCCAACAACGCCGTGGTGGCACTGACTGTAGCTTAA
- a CDS encoding Kinesin-like protein bimC, which yields MTAPAPSRGAGQTRRVPTMRPQLGRPAPNRAQTATPTLTGRISPADSVASSRTRTPKRKAPGDLEKDTFVEETNINVVVRCRGRNDREVKENSGVVVSTDGIKGKKVELSMGPSALSNKTYQFDKVFSPAADQDMVFDEVVSPILDEVLNGFNCTIFAYGQTGTGKTYTMSGDISDTLPIPEAAGIIPRVLHNLFAKLGEDGAEKLEHSVKCSFIELYNEELRDLLAVDDNTKLKIFDEADKNGRTTTLVQGMEESHIKTASKGIKLLRDGSHKRQVAATKCNDLSSRSHTVFTITVYMKRTSDTGEDFVSSGKLNLVDLAGSENIQRSGAENKRAAEAGLINKSLLTLGRVINALVDKGSHIPYRESKLTRLLQDSLGGRTKTCIIATLSPAKSNLEETISTLDYAFRAKNIRNKPQINQMVSKKTLLKEFTAEIEKLKSELIATRQRNGVYLTSESYEDITTESESRRILSEEQRDKIETLEVNLRNKVQELFSLTSNFQMLKKDNEQTRALLESTQNVLAKTELVLEHTKQVLAEETGLRKAHEETEEKLAVLGGDLLSTLSTTTEHVDKLHSKLRRRSDLQDLNRMRWNESQSQVTTATRTVEERLEGLRSQQEGLLAALSGRMQSFVADELQELQTSQDFLKQKATAFEASQSEVNAQTSKARDDMNEVLEEIGSLREDVKQKVGAGLNDLSAAAQRISAGISTELDAFHGQLQDSYVSLGREFKTLFEDLIRRMNEQQAEAQRLRQEILEANATFIEAGQSSRSHLQQAVEKEREIAAKERETLLSSITSLVNNSATAQEARMNGYLETANKRIKTSEDDYRVAEQTYGSGMDSWSANGQQLIDSSIKARESVKAKLKTDWTSANESTIKITETTNAVHGETVRIVDGQMVQMDSQLVALDEIVSRVRTQHEHHHEAHTASLEHLSTNVQESYRSIGNHFETSYTRTQALDADMQDRTNALSQTLSALDTDSDTRRPLQDLRERMSAAEIAEYAATGETPARMQYVYPTTLPRTENHQTLLNRMRGIKEEPASPAKSPRKRSPTKPSPSRSRTSPTKQPSSPSKTNVFADTPPALTFSAPPAHEARPQTASSQNSSLRELDVNVVPGLATVTTNGQGAEEGLDNCKVPAPILHRHKTDPAPVTQVDSKLPTKRSARMTVASGFGVADVREKENLNLNASVGPGGSGRRLRSRGTD from the coding sequence ATGACCGCCCCAGCACCATCGCGAGGCGCCGGCCAGACGCGACGAGTGCCCACAATGCGACCACAACTCGGGCGACCCGCGCCTAACAGAGCTCAGACAGCCACACCGACGTTGACAGGCAGGATATCGCCGGCGGACAGTGTCGCATCGTCGAGGACGCGTACCCCGAAGCGCAAAGCACCGGGCGACCTGGAGAAAGACACGTTCGTGGAGGAGACCAACATCAACGTGGTGGTGCGATGTCGAGGGCGCAATGATCGAGAGGTGAAGGAGAACAGCGGAGTCGTGGTGTCGACCGATGGCATCAAGGGCAAGAAGGTGGAACTGTCCATGGGCCCAAGTGCACTCAGCAACAAGACCTACCAATTTGACAAGGTCTTCTCGCCGGCTGCCGATCAGGACATGGTGTTTGACGAGGTAGTCAGTCCAATCCTGGATGAAGTTCTCAATGGCTTCAACTGCACCATCTTTGCATACGGCCAGACTGGCACGGGCAAGACCTACACAATGTCCGGAGACATCTCGGACACTCTCCCCATCCCAGAGGCAGCCGGTATCATTCCTAGAGTTCTGCACAACTTGTTCGCCAAGCTTGGAGAAGATGGTGCCGAGAAGTTAGAGCACAGCGTGAAATGCTCCTTCATTGAACTGTACAATGAGGAATTGCGAGATCTCCTTGCTGTCGACGATAACACCAAGCTCAAGATCTTCGACGAAGCCGACAAGAATGGTCGAACCACGACTCTGGTACAGGGCATGGAGGAGAGCCACATCAAGACTGCCTCGAAAGGTATCAAGCTCCTACGTGATGGAAGCCACAAACGACAAGTTGCCGCGACGAAGTGCAATGACCTGTCGTCACGATCTCACACAGTGTTCACAATCACGGTGTACATGAAGCGCACCTCCGACACTGGAGAAGACTTTGTATCCTCAGGCAAGCTCAACCTCGTCGACTTGGCTGGATCCGAGAACATCCAGCGTTCAGGTGCTGAGAACAAGCGCGCAGCTGAAGCAGGTCTGATCAACAAGTCACTATTGACGTTGGGTCGTGTCATCAATGCCCTGGTGGACAAAGGCAGCCACATACCGTACAGAGAATCCAAGTTGACACGCCTATTGCAAGACTCCCTTGGCGGCCGAACGAAGACATGCATCATCGCAACGCTGTCGCCTGCAAAGAGTAACCTAGAGGAGACCATCAGCACACTCGACTATGCTTTCCGCGCGAAGAACATCCGTAACAAGCCTCAGATCAATCAGATGGTCTCGAAGAAGACGTTACTCAAAGAGTTCACAGCCGAGATCGAGAAGCTCAAGTCCGAATTGATTGCCACACGGCAGCGAAATGGGGTCTACTTGACCAGCGAATCATACGAAGACATTACGACAGAGTCGGAGTCGAGGAGGATCTTGAGCGAGGAGCAGCGCGACAAGATCGAAACCCTCGAGGTCAACCTACGGAATAAGGTGCAAGAGCTGTTCTCGCTGACAAGCAACTTTCAGATGCTCAAGAAAGACAATGAGCAGACAAGAGCTTTGCTTGAAAGCACTCAAAATGTGCTTGCGAAGACCGAGCTCGTACTCGAGCACACCAAGCAGGTCCTGGCCGAAGAGACTGGGCTTCGTAAAGCTCACGAGGAAACAGAGGAGAAGCTCGCAGTGCTTGGAGGTGACTTGTTGAGCACATTAAGCACGACGACAGAACACGTCGATAAGTTACACTCTAAACTCCGGAGGCGCTCGGATCTTCAGGATCTGAACCGGATGCGATGGAATGAGTCTCAGAGTCAGGTCACTACAGCCACAAGGACTGTCGAGGAGCGCCTCGAGGGTTTGCGAAGCCAACAGGAAGGACTCCTGGCGGCGCTCTCCGGTCGCATGCAATCTTTCGTGGCAGATGAGCTTCAAGAACTCCAAACCTCGCAAGACTTCCTCAAGCAGAAAGCGACGGCATTCGAGGCATCACAATCAGAAGTCAACGCACAGACCAGCAAAGCACGAGATGACATGAACGAGGTGTTGGAGGAGATTGGCAGCCTGAGGGAGGACGTGAAGCAGAAGGTCGGGGCTGGGCTTAACGACCTGTCCGCTGCAGCACAACGTATCAGCGCCGGCATCTCGACTGAGCTTGACGCCTTCCACGGACAGCTCCAGGACTCCTATGTGTCGCTTGGCCGCGAGTTCAAGACCTTGTTTGAGGATCTCATTAGGCGAATGAATGAACAGCAGGCCGAAGCACAGAGATTAAGGCAAGAGATACTGGAAGCTAATGCAACATTTATCGAGGCTGGGCAGTCGTCTCGTTCTCATCTCCAGCAGGCTGTCGAGAAGGAACGCGAGATTGCGGCGAAGGAAAGAGAAACACTACTTTCATCGATCACATCACTTGTCAATAACTCGGCGACTGCACAAGAGGCACGAATGAATGGGTATCTTGAGACAGCTAACAAGCGCATCAAGACTTCTGAAGACGACTACCGCGTAGCGGAGCAAACATACGGTAGCGGCATGGATTCTTGGTCTGCGAACGGGCAACAGCTCATCGACTCTTCTATTAAGGCAAGAGAGTCCGTCAAGGCGAAACTCAAGACAGATTGGACCAGTGCGAACGAAAGCACCATCAAGATCACCGAAACTACGAATGCTGTCCATGGGGAGACTGTTCGCATTGTTGATGGGCAGATGGTGCAGATGGACAGCCAACTTGTCGCGCTTGACGAGATCGTGTCCCGAGTGCGAACACAGCATGAGCACCACCATGAAGCACATACTGCCAGCCTGGAACATCTCTCAACCAACGTCCAGGAAAGCTACCGCAGCATCGGCAATCATTTCGAAACGTCATACACCAGGACTCAAGCATTGGACGCGGATATGCAGGATCGCACTAACGCCCTGTCCCAGACGCTTTCAGCGCTGGACACCGATAGCGACACCCGCAGGCCGTTACAAGATCTCCGTGAAAGAATGTCTGCTGCTGAGATTGCAGAGTACGCCGCGACTGGAGAGACGCCTGCAAGAATGCAGTATGTCTATCCGACGACGCTGCCACGCACAGAAAACCATCAGACCTTGCTCAATCGCATGCGTGGCATCAAAGAGGAGCCAGCTTCGCCAGCGAAGTCGCCTAGGAAGCGGTCGCCAACGAAACCGTCCCCGTCGAGATCGAGAACAAGTCCCACGAAGCAGCCATCGAGCCCGTCGAAGACCAACGTGTTTGCCGACACACCTCCAGCACTTACGTTCAGCGCTCCACCTGCGCACGAAGCACGACCCCAGACAGCAAGTAGCCAAAACAGCAGTTTACGCGAGCTTGATGTTAACGTAGTGCCAGGACTCGCAACTGTCACCACTAACGGTCAGGGCGCTGAGGAGGGACTTGACAACTGCAAGGTGCCTGCTCCCATTCTCCACAGACACAAGACTGACCCAGCTCCCGTGACTCAGGTCGACAGCAAATTGCCAACCAAGCGTAGCGCGCGAATGACAGTGGCGAGTGGTTTTGGTGTGGCGGATGTAAGGGAGAAGGAGAATCTCAACTTGAACGCGAGTGTTGGACCTGGTGGCAGTGGACGAAGACTGCGCAGTCGTGGGACAGATTGA
- a CDS encoding putative squalene synthase gives MPSVSSIAYYLVHPNELRSIIQWKTWHNPVHERDESKESADLKECFRFLQLTSRSFSAVIQELHPELLVPVCLFYLILRGLDTVEDDMSIPLHIKEPMLRDFHNHIEDESWTFDGNGPDEKDRELLVHFDVVAKEFNKIKAEYRKIIKDITTSMGNGMADYAKNADHNANGVQTIKDYELYCHYVAGLVGEGLTRLFVEAKLANPALLQRPELMESMGQFLQQTNIIRDIREDHEDKRYFWPKEVWSKYVTKFSDLFLPENREKALQCSSEMVLIALNRADECLFYMAGVKEQSVFNFVAIPQSMAIATLELCFQNEAIFDRNIKITKGSACQLMTESTQNLQLVCEVFRRFARKIHRKNKPSDPHFLDISVACGKIERFIESIFPTQTPRTLPPGADQTVAVDSEAEAQRKAEEAEAKSDVWYLMIAIFCTLGVITFLMIGAAWFFGARFDLAFAELRKGNLSPPKGKGIISSTIAAAPSAYEGHNEL, from the exons ATGCCTTCCGTCTCCAGCATCGCATACTACCTCGTCCACCCCAACGAGCTGCGCTCCATCATCCAGTGGAAGACGTGGCACAACCCCGTCCACGAGCGCGATGAGAGCAAAGAGTCGGCCGATCTGAAAGAATGCTTCCGCTTCCTCCAACTCACCTCGCGCTCCTTCTCTGCCGTCATTCAGGAGCTGCACCCTGAGCTGCTAGTGCCGGTATGCCTGTTCTACCTCATCCTGCGCGGCCTGGACACCGTCGAGGATGACATGAGCATCCCGCTGCACATCAAGGAGCCCATGCTCCGCGACTTCCACAACCATATCGAGGACGAGAGCTGGACTTTCGACGGCAATGGCCCAGACGAGAAGGACAGGGAGCTGTTGGTACACTTCGACGTGGTGGCCAAGGAGTTCAACAAGATCAAGGCAGAGTACAGGAAGATCATCAAGGACATCACCACGAGCATGGGCAACGGCATGGCAGACTACGCGAAGAATGCAGACCACAACGCCAACGGAGTCCAGACGATCAAGGACTACGAGCTGTACTGCCATTACGTTGCAGGTCTCGTCGGTGAAGGTCTTACACGGCTGTTTGTTGAGGCGAAATTGGCAAACCCAGCACTTCTACAACGCCCTGAGCTCATGGAGTCCATGGGCCAGTTTTTGCAGCAGACCAACATCATCCGAGATATCAGAGAAGACCACGAGGACAAGCGATACTTCTGGCCCAAAGAGGTGTGGTCTAAGTATGTTACCAAGTTCAGCGATCTATTTCTGCCAGAGAACAGGGAGAAGGCACTTCAATGCAGCAGCGAGATGGTCCTTATCGCCCTCAACCGTGCTGATGAGTGTCTCTTCTACATGGCCGGCGTGAAGGAACAGTCAGTCTTCAACTTCGTTGCGATACCCCAGTCCATGGCGATTGCGACACTGGAACTCTGCTTCCAGAACGAAGCCATCTTCGACCGCAACATCAAGATCACAAAGGGTTCGGCATGCCAGCTCATGACCGAGTCCACACAGAACTTGCAGCTCGTCTGCGAGGTATTCAGACGATTCGCCAGAAAGATCCACAGAAAAAACAAGCCGAGCGACCCTCACTTCCTTGACATCAGCGTGGCTTGTGGCAAGATTGAGCGATTTATCGAGAGCATCTTCCCGACACAAACGCCGCGAACACTTCCACCAGGCGCGGACCAGACTGTAGCCGTTGACTCGGAGGCGGAGGCACAGAGGAAGGCAGAAGAGGCAGAGGCAAAGAGTGATGTGTGGTATCTCATGATTGCCATTTTCTGTACATTGGGTGTCATCACGTTTTTGATG ATTGGTGCCGCGTGGTTCTTCGGTGCTCGCTTTGACCTGGCATTCGCCGAGCTGCGAAAAGGCAACCTCAGCCCGCCCAAAGGAAAGGGCATCATCTCATCGACCATTGCAGCGGCACCCAGCGCCTACGAAGGTCACAACGAATTGTAA
- a CDS encoding Anaphase-promoting complex subunit 11 yields the protein MRVQIKAYHAVAEWKWDLPKGMDNTCGICRVDFEGTCSKCKYPGDDCPIVIGECTHCFHMHCITDWIQSDASQGRCPMCRQVFREKAADTNTTNAAAGPRTPAPGSAQQARRPNRGDSSDSSRSR from the exons ATGAGAGTCCAGATCAAGGCCTACCACGCCGTCGCCGAGTGGAAGTGGGATCTCCCCAAAGGCATGGACAACACCTGCGGTATCTGCCGCGTCGACTTCGAAGGCACCTGCTCCAAGTGCAAGTACCCAGGCGACGACTGCCCCATCG TGATCGGCGAGTGCACCCACTGCTTCCACATGCACTGCATCACCGACTGGATCCAGTCCGACGCCAGCCAAGGTCGCTGCCCCATGTGCCGCCAGGTCTTCCGCGAGAAGGCAGCTGACACCAACACCACCAATGCTGCCGCCGGCCCACGCACTCCAGCCCCGGGCTCAGCTCAGCAGGCACGTCGTCCAAACCGTGGCGACAGCTCAGACTCGAGCCGCTCGCGGTAG
- a CDS encoding Thiosulfate sulfurtransferase TUM1, with protein sequence MAAAAALLRRPMLAGKLPKLHLQRHASPNMTRSFGSYFVTPAQLDAALKKNAPSRLSTAPKTIAVCGSWFLPNDPDKRKGYDVFKQGHIHKARFFDIDKIADTSSPYPHMLPEPEVFKTAMSELGIARDDTVVVYDTAELGIFSAPRVAWTFKVFGHPAVHILNNFRLWKEEGYPVEEGEQRQFERTDYPTPELDSSKVADFEDVKSIARNHNKEGSEGVQILDARSEGRWRGTDPEPRPGLPSGHMPGSLSVPVPDLLDPKTKAFLPAEGLRKVFEQKGVDPKQPIISSCGTGVTATVIDAALIEAGYGDGNRRIYDGSWTEWAQRVKPSDNLILKG encoded by the coding sequence ATGGCCGCCGCAGCAGCACTTCTTCGGCGACCAATGCTGGCCGGCAAGCTTCCAAAGCTTCACCTGCAACGACACGCTTCTCCAAACATGACTCGCAGCTTTGGTTCGTACTTCGTCACACCCGCTCAGCTCGACGCAGCACTGAAGAAGAATGCCCCGTCACGGCTGTCGACAGCACCCAAGACGATAGCTGTGTGTGGTTCTTGGTTTCTTCCGAATGATCCGGACAAACGCAAGGGCTACGATGTCTTCAAGCAAGGACACATCCACAAAGCTCGATTCTTCGATATCGACAAGATCGCCGACACATCCAGTCCATACCCGCACATGTTGCCAGAGCCCGAAGTCTTCAAGACTGCCATGTCTGAGCTTGGGATCGCAAGAGACGACACAGTAGTTGTCTATGATACGGCCGAGCTAGGCATATTCTCGGCACCGAGAGTAGCATGGACTTTCAAGGTCTTTGGACATCCTGCTGTGCATATCTTGAACAACTTCCGCCTCTGGAAGGAGGAGGGATATCCTGTCGAAGAAGGCGAACAGCGGCAATTCGAGAGAACAGACTACCCGACCCCTGAGCTGGATTCAAGCAAGGTTGCGGACTTTGAAGACGTGAAGAGCATTGCGAGGAACCACAACAAAGAGGGCAGCGAGGGCGTGCAGATCCTCGACGCGCGATCTGAAGGTCGCTGGAGAGGTACAGACCCTGAGCCACGGCCAGGACTCCCATCAGGTCACATGCCAGGAAGCTTGTCTGTACCGGTACCAGATCTTCTCGATCCGAAGACTAAGGCTTTCTTACCGGCGGAGGGGCTTCGAAAGGTGTTTGAGCAGAAGGGTGTTGATCCCAAGCAACCCATCATAAGCAGCTGTGGCACGGGCGTTACCGCAACGGTGATTGATGCTGCATTGATTGAGGCAGGTTATGGCGATGGAAACCGACGAATCTATGACGGAAGCTGGACTGAGTGGGCTCAGAGAGTGAAGCCAAGCGACAACCTCATTTTGAAGGGGTGA
- a CDS encoding Capreomycidine synthase, which produces MAPIPPFAVEQWMDDNETKCKYNIAETCCASISINDLCELSENKTTKPSDLIDTSAVLNYGEIRGNIELRTNLSRLYSSKVGTPLSPDNVLITPGAISANHLILYGLIGKGDHVICHYPTYQQLYSIPDSLGAEVDLWKSKPENKWLPDFEELKSMVKENTKLLILNNPQNPTGTVLPKSLLEKIIDLCETKGIVIHSDEVYRPLFHGITPMDKDFPSSMISMGYNKTIVTGSLSKAYSLAGLRVGWVATRSPELLAELAKTRDYTTISVSQLDQAVAAFALSPDTIHALLSRNIQLAKTNLEILERFIIKHDEFCSWTKPVAGTTAFVKFERDGKPVNAEALCKNIQEKTGVMLLPGDVGFGEDFKGYVRFGYVNKTEILKDALEELRKYMRKEFDDVPLSD; this is translated from the coding sequence TCGCCGAGACATGTTGTGCTTCAATCAGCATCAACGACCTCTGCGAGCTTTCCGAGAACAAAACAACGAAGCCCAGCGATCTCATCGACACCTCTGCCGTGCTCAACTATGGCGAGATTAGAGGAAATATCGAGCTACGCACCAACCTGAGTCGATTATACTCATCCAAGGTCGGCACACCTCTGTCTCCTGACAATGTGCTCATCACTCCTGGAGCTATCTCTGCCAACCATCTTATTCTGTACGGTCTTATAGGAAAGGGCGACCATGTCATCTGCCACTATCCAACGTACCAGCAGTTGTACTCTATTCCAGATTCATTGGGCGCTGAAGTCGATCTGTGGAAGTCGAAACCAGAAAACAAATGGCTACCGGATTTCGAGGAGCTCAAATCGATGGTAAAGGAGAACACTAAGCTGCTCATCCTCAATAACCCTCAGAACCCTACAGGAACTGTACTGCCCAAGTCGCTGCTCGAGAAGATCATTGACTTATGCGAGACGAAAGGCATTGTCATCCATTCCGATGAAGTCTACCGACCTCTATTCCACGGCATCACACCCATGGACAAGGACTTTCCCTCTTCCATGATCTCCATGGGCTACAACAAGACCATCGTCACCGGCAGTCTCTCCAAGGCATACTCATTGGCCGGCCTTCGTGTTGGCTGGGTAGCGACACGGAGCCCAGAACTTCTCGCCGAACTAGCAAAGACCAGAGACTATACCACAATCTCCGTTTCGCAACTCGATCAAGCTGTAGCGGCGTTCGCACTCTCTCCAGACACGATCCATGCTCTCCTAAGCAGAAATATCCAGTTGGCTAAGACGAATCTAGAGATACTTGAGAGGTTCATAATCAAGCATGATGAGTTCTGCTCCTGGACGAAGCCGGTGGCTGGAACGACGGCGTTTGTCAAGTTCGAGCGAGACGGAAAGCCTGTGAATGCCGAAGCTTTGTGCAAGAATATCCAGGAGAAGACGGGTGTCATGTTGCTCCCAGGCGACGTTGGGTTCGGTGAAGATTTCAAAGGGTATGTTAGGTTTGGGTATGTGAATAAGACGGAGATTTTGAAGGACGCGTTGGAAGAGCTGAGGAAGTATATGCGGAAAGAGTTCGACGATGTGCCACTTAGTGATTGA